In Natranaerobius thermophilus JW/NM-WN-LF, the genomic stretch TTATTCGTCGAGTTTTAAATCCTGCCACATTAGAATTTAAATGGTATTTATATGTAATTATTTTGGTATTAGCATTAAGGGTTACATCTATTTTGTTAAATAATTTCCTGTATGACCAACAAGGCTTTTTTGATATTGGCTCCATGATGTTTATTTTAATTGGAGTAATTATTGGTGGAATGGAAGAAATAGGTTGGAGAGCTTATGCCTTAGAAGGACTGCAGAGGCGAGTTCCTATTATTCTAGCTAGTTTGATTATCGGATTTTTCTGGGCAATTTGGCACTTACCTTTATTTTTTATGGAGGGTACATATCAATATCAATTAGGAGTGGGCACAACAGCATTTTGGTCTTTTCATATCGGTATACTGGTAGGATCGCCAATTTATGCTTGGTTGTATAATAAAAGTGGAAGGATAGCTTTTGTTGTGGTATTATATCACGCATTAGGAAATTTAAGTGGTGAATTATTTGTAAGTGTTTTTGTTATTAATTTGGTAACAGAATTAGCGCTAGTTTTAATATTAACAACTTATTCCTGGAAATGGATGAAAAAGAAAGTGTATTTATAGTGTAATTAAATATTGCAATTTACGAATTTAATATTAACTTTTTTATTTGATATTACGTACAATAAAATAGAGTTATCTAATTTTTGAACCACGCCATCAAAAAGGTGGTGGTTTTATTTATGGTAAAGATAAATATAAATGGGAAAACCGAAGATAGTGATCAATACATTCTTTCTCATGAATCAATGGCCAAAGATAATTCAAAAGTATTTAATAATGAAAATTCAGGGATTAACAGCAATGGAGAAAGCTTTTTTCATCTAAGTGATAATGTACTAAGAAGTCTAAATAAAATGGAACGATTGGTGGGTCTGGAAAAAGTCAAACGCAATATTTATGAGATATGTGCATATATAGCAATCCAGAATAAAAGGCAGCAGCTAAATTTATCAGTCGAATCACAGACTTTGCACATGCTTTTTATGGGATCTCCAGGGACAGGTAAAACTACAGTAGCAAGAATACTAGGAGAAATCTTTAAAGAACTTGATTATCTTCCATCAGGTCACTTAGTGGAAGTCGAGAGGGCCGATTTGGTAGGCGAGTATATTGGCCAGACTGCTCAAAAGACTAAAAAACAAATTGACAATGCACTGGGAGGAATTTTGTTCATTGACGAGGCTTATGCTCTTGCACGAGGTGGCAGTACTGATTTTGGGAAAGAAGCTATAGATACTTTGGTGAAATCCATGGAAGACTATAAAGACCGCCTAGTTGTAATATTAGCAGGCTATAAAGATGAAATGAAATTATTTCTAAAATCTAATCCCGGCTTATCTAGTAGATTTCCTATTCATATTGAGTTTCCCAATTATACTGGGGAACAATTGCTTGCTATTGCTGAGAAAATGCTAGAAGAAAGACAATACTATATGGATAAAGTCGCTAGGAAATATTTATTTGAAATAATAAATTCTGAATTATCTCAAAGGGAAATAAACTTTTCCAATGCCCGTTTTATCCGTAATCTAATAGAGAAAAGTATCCGAAGACAGGCGATTAGACTAATCAATAAGGAAAAAATCAAAAAAAATGACTTAATTTATCTAAAAGCCGAAGATATTGATCATCCTGGCTCTTCATAATTTGACAATATCAAATAACAATAG encodes the following:
- a CDS encoding AAA family ATPase — protein: MVKININGKTEDSDQYILSHESMAKDNSKVFNNENSGINSNGESFFHLSDNVLRSLNKMERLVGLEKVKRNIYEICAYIAIQNKRQQLNLSVESQTLHMLFMGSPGTGKTTVARILGEIFKELDYLPSGHLVEVERADLVGEYIGQTAQKTKKQIDNALGGILFIDEAYALARGGSTDFGKEAIDTLVKSMEDYKDRLVVILAGYKDEMKLFLKSNPGLSSRFPIHIEFPNYTGEQLLAIAEKMLEERQYYMDKVARKYLFEIINSELSQREINFSNARFIRNLIEKSIRRQAIRLINKEKIKKNDLIYLKAEDIDHPGSS
- a CDS encoding CPBP family intramembrane glutamic endopeptidase yields the protein MLEKNKPSPWFFLIGTVIWTWTFLGLTFLTGQSYLQFPTVLLSLTGGLGPLFLPLILIKLGYWDTELDETPFQFIRRVLNPATLEFKWYLYVIILVLALRVTSILLNNFLYDQQGFFDIGSMMFILIGVIIGGMEEIGWRAYALEGLQRRVPIILASLIIGFFWAIWHLPLFFMEGTYQYQLGVGTTAFWSFHIGILVGSPIYAWLYNKSGRIAFVVVLYHALGNLSGELFVSVFVINLVTELALVLILTTYSWKWMKKKVYL